Within Mongoliitalea daihaiensis, the genomic segment TTGGGTGGAATGGGAAAAGGTAAAAGCTTCAATTCAGGTTTTGTGATTTTGAAATTAGAAACAATTTCTTCTTCAGGTATAATAATACTTGATAAGTTGACCAAACTCTCATTAAGTAAAATTTCAGGATAAATTTTATTTTTATCATTAATTGATAAATGGGTTGATTCAACGACTAAGTAACATATAAAGCTATAATCCTCGAAGTTTAAACCTTCATTTATTTCAGAAAAAAGTTCATTAAAAGTTTCATGATTATTTACAATTTCAGCTGTAAAGTTAACATTGAAATTTAACAATAGTTTCGGGTTAAAATCTTTAAACTTTAAAATAAACCGTAGGGCATGATTATAGGGATTAGAAAGATAAAAGTTTCCTAAAGAATCCTTTTTTAATGGTAAACTATATTCAGCATTTGATTTTAAATCTGATATATCAAGGCCTATCGCATCAAAAAGGTCATAAATATCAATATTCATATATTTTATAAATTATGTATATTTTTAAATATTTTTAAGAGCTATATAACTATAAATATACCTTAAATATTTTATATTGATTTAAACGTAAACATATATTTTATTTAAATTTTTGATTCAACCCTTCATCAAACCCAAAAGCTCTTGAAGAAACCACGGAAATCAACTTTGCATCAGGGTGAGATGGGTTGATAAGGTAATTGAATTCCTCAGGGATGATGCTAGATGGGACCCGTAATACCGCGCTTGCTTGACTTTGGATAAAATCATCTCCAATAAGTTGGGTTAGTAATTGGGGTGGCTTGGCATCCCAATCATAGGGGAGGTACTCCGGTGAAAGTGTACTGATTACAACTGAATCAGGGATTTCTATGGTAACTAACACACGGTCTTTTGGGAAATCAGTTGCTAAATCCATATGCACAGCTACTTCCAAAGATGCAAGCGCTCTGGACTCTGAAGTGTACACCATAAAAGTATTCAGACTGTTCCAGCGGAAACCTTTGGATTTGGATGCGCCAATACCTGTAAGGGTGTCAGGGAGATATTTTCTCCGCTCTATCCTAAATACCAACATCAGGCAAGATTCCCATATGCTATGCGATGTAAACAATTACGAACCTCTTCTATACCGGTAACAGAATCGAAAAGACTCTCAGGGCTTACTCCTCCCAAAGAAATATTAGGCTTTTTGAGCCAAGCTAAAAAATCATTCACTTCACCATTAAAAGTATCCACACCCAAGTCCATCAATTCAGAAAGAACGAGAATCAACTCACTATCTCTACTGCTGAGCTTTTCTTGGTCTTTCTTCTTTTTATTGTAAGTGGTCTGTGGAATATCCATCACCATAAGGACGTTCTTGACAGGCATTTTATAGGTGACAGCTACTTTTTCAATAGCATCAAAGGGCAAACCTTCTCTAATCAACTCCACCCGCTCAGCATTGGACTTCCATTCGACGGTTTTGTCGGAAAAGTCCAGTGAATAGGAAGGGTTGGAGCTAAGCTTAGCTGCTTTTAGGGTGTCCTGACTTGGCTTAAATGGAATCGTCTTCATAGCAATATTTTTGCTACTAATATACAGCAGATTTGTTGTATAAAAAACTCTTCTGCAATTTTATCCAAAAACTTACTTTTCGTAAAAGACCTTTCCAACCCTTTCAATATGATCTAGAAAATCAGGATTCTTCAAGTGCGAAAAAATTGAAATATCACATGTGTAGGGAAGAAATAATTCATCAAGGTCTTCTTCAATAGCGAAAAGTGTATCTAATGTAACATCAGAACCGATCAACGTTAGGTTAATATCAGAACCAGTTCTATAATTACCCTTGGCTCTAGAGCCATAAACTATCACTTTTTCTACTTCGGGATATTTTCCAAACACAGAATTAATCTTTTCCAGTGTTGTATGGGAGAGGCCAAATTTTTCAAGCTCTTTAGTTTTCATGGTTTAAGGTGTCCATTTTCGAATTAAACGCTTGAAATTCCTGAATATAATCTTCGATGATCTTAAAAAAAAATAGCATCAGCTGTTTCCTCATTGTAGGTATGAGAAGTCTTGTTTCGACTTTTGATCATATCCATCCAAATGTTTCCATTGGTAATCAATCCTGCTGAAAAGGCAGCTCTTTTAGCATCTTTGGAACCATAAATCTCAATATTTCCAGCAGCCGCTAGGAAGTCTTTCATGACATTCCAAGCGAGCTCATGAGTATATTCAAAACGTTG encodes:
- a CDS encoding nucleotidyltransferase domain-containing protein — protein: MKTKELEKFGLSHTTLEKINSVFGKYPEVEKVIVYGSRAKGNYRTGSDINLTLIGSDVTLDTLFAIEEDLDELFLPYTCDISIFSHLKNPDFLDHIERVGKVFYEK
- a CDS encoding nucleotidyltransferase substrate binding protein, giving the protein MMESKDIRWEQRFSNYKKALAKLDEAVSRIKEDYPTGKDGSIAEDSFLNDILKEGLIQRFEYTHELAWNVMKDFLAAAGNIEIYGSKDAKRAAFSAGLITNGNIWMDMIKSRNKTSHTYNEETADAIFF
- the parS gene encoding type II RES/Xre toxin-antitoxin system antitoxin, coding for MKTIPFKPSQDTLKAAKLSSNPSYSLDFSDKTVEWKSNAERVELIREGLPFDAIEKVAVTYKMPVKNVLMVMDIPQTTYNKKKKDQEKLSSRDSELILVLSELMDLGVDTFNGEVNDFLAWLKKPNISLGGVSPESLFDSVTGIEEVRNCLHRIAYGNLA
- a CDS encoding RES family NAD+ phosphorylase; translation: MLVFRIERRKYLPDTLTGIGASKSKGFRWNSLNTFMVYTSESRALASLEVAVHMDLATDFPKDRVLVTIEIPDSVVISTLSPEYLPYDWDAKPPQLLTQLIGDDFIQSQASAVLRVPSSIIPEEFNYLINPSHPDAKLISVVSSRAFGFDEGLNQKFK